One window of the Mycoplasmopsis anatis genome contains the following:
- the tuf gene encoding elongation factor Tu, whose product MAKLDFDRSKEHVNVGTIGHVDHGKTTLTAAIATVLSKKGLSEARDYASIDNAPEERARGITINTSHIEYQTEKRHYAHVDCPGHADYVKNMITGAAQMDGAILVVAATDGPMPQTREHILLSKQVGVPRIVVFLNKCDMLEGEDEMIDLVEMEVRSQLSEYGFDGDNAPVIRGSAFQALQGDAKYEEAIMELMDAVDTYIETPIKEFDKPFLMAVEDVFTITGRGTVATGRVERGKLELNQEVEIVGLKPTKKTVVTGIEMFRKNLKEAQAGDNAGLLLRGVNREDIERGQVLAKPGSIIPHTEFEAAIYVLKKEEGGRHTPFFKNYKPQFYFRTTDVTGGVEFEAGREMVMPGENVNLKVKLIAPIAVEEGTKFSIREGGRTVGAGSVTKIIK is encoded by the coding sequence ATGGCAAAATTAGATTTTGATCGTAGTAAAGAACACGTTAACGTTGGTACAATCGGTCACGTTGACCATGGTAAAACAACTTTAACAGCTGCTATTGCTACAGTTTTATCTAAAAAAGGATTATCAGAAGCTCGTGATTATGCTTCTATCGATAATGCTCCTGAAGAAAGAGCACGTGGTATTACAATTAATACATCACACATCGAATACCAAACAGAAAAACGTCACTATGCACACGTAGACTGTCCAGGTCACGCTGACTACGTTAAAAACATGATTACAGGGGCTGCTCAAATGGATGGTGCTATCTTAGTTGTTGCTGCAACAGATGGACCTATGCCTCAAACACGTGAACACATTCTTTTATCTAAACAAGTTGGAGTACCTCGTATCGTTGTATTCTTAAACAAATGTGATATGTTAGAAGGTGAAGATGAAATGATCGACCTTGTTGAAATGGAAGTTCGTTCACAACTTTCAGAATACGGGTTTGATGGAGACAACGCTCCAGTTATTCGTGGATCAGCTTTCCAAGCTCTTCAAGGTGATGCAAAATACGAAGAAGCAATTATGGAATTAATGGACGCAGTTGACACATACATTGAAACACCTATTAAAGAATTCGATAAACCATTCTTAATGGCTGTAGAAGACGTTTTCACAATTACAGGACGTGGAACAGTTGCTACAGGACGTGTAGAACGTGGTAAATTAGAATTAAACCAAGAAGTTGAAATCGTTGGATTAAAACCAACTAAAAAAACAGTTGTTACAGGAATTGAAATGTTCCGTAAAAACCTTAAAGAAGCTCAAGCTGGGGATAACGCTGGATTATTACTTCGTGGTGTAAACCGTGAAGATATTGAACGTGGGCAAGTTTTAGCTAAACCAGGTTCAATTATTCCTCACACAGAATTTGAAGCTGCTATTTATGTACTTAAAAAAGAAGAAGGTGGACGTCACACACCATTCTTCAAAAACTATAAACCTCAATTCTACTTCCGTACAACAGACGTTACAGGTGGAGTTGAATTCGAAGCTGGACGTGAAATGGTTATGCCAGGTGAAAACGTTAACTTAAAAGTTAAATTAATCGCTCCTATCGCTGTAGAAGAAGGAACAAAATTCTCTATTCGTGAAGGTGGACGTACAGTTGGTGCTGGTTCAGTAACAAAAATTATTAAATAA
- a CDS encoding dihydrofolate reductase: MKNNNNDIYICGGLSIYLQTINIADEVILSVISSKYEGDIKIF; this comes from the coding sequence ATGAAAAATAATAATAACGATATTTATATTTGTGGTGGATTATCAATTTATTTGCAAACAATAAATATTGCTGATGAAGTTATTTTAAGTGTTATTTCTTCTAAGTATGAAGGTGATATTAAAATATTTTAA
- the eno gene encoding phosphopyruvate hydratase → MSAITKIHAREVLDSRGNPTVQVIVETELGGYGSAMVPSGASTGSREALELRDKGSKYESNWFGGKGVMLAVDHVNNDIAPELLGMEVTEQRAIDYKMIELDGTETKSNFGANAILGVSLAVARAAADELDLPLYKYLGGFNAHQLPLPMLNVINGGEHASNTLDFQEFMIMPVGAKSFREALQMANMVFHNLAKLLKKAGHGIQVGDEGGFAPNFRSHEEALDFLVEAIKAAGYVPARSGEKAVAIAMDAACSELYENNAYTFKKLKAAIDEKRVGFENLGNVKLSYTSDEMIQYLGSLVDKYPIISIEDGFAESDWEGFKKFTAQYGDRVQVVGDDLTVTNVKILERAIKEKSMNSILIKLNQIGTVSETFEAIQMAQKANMTAVVSHRSGETEDSTIADVAVAMNTGQIKTGSLSRTDRIAKYNRLLAIEEELGSVSKFLGSETFYNLKK, encoded by the coding sequence ATGTCAGCAATTACAAAAATTCATGCTCGTGAAGTTTTAGATTCACGTGGTAATCCTACTGTTCAAGTTATAGTTGAAACAGAATTAGGTGGATATGGTTCAGCGATGGTTCCTTCTGGAGCTTCAACTGGTTCAAGAGAAGCTTTAGAATTAAGAGATAAAGGTTCTAAATATGAATCTAATTGATTTGGTGGCAAAGGTGTTATGTTAGCTGTTGACCATGTTAACAACGATATTGCTCCAGAACTTTTAGGAATGGAAGTTACTGAACAACGTGCAATCGATTACAAAATGATTGAATTAGATGGTACAGAAACAAAATCAAACTTTGGTGCTAATGCTATCTTAGGTGTATCTTTAGCAGTTGCTAGAGCTGCAGCTGATGAACTAGATTTACCATTATATAAATATTTAGGTGGATTTAATGCTCATCAATTACCATTACCAATGTTAAACGTTATTAATGGTGGTGAACACGCTTCAAATACATTAGATTTCCAAGAATTTATGATTATGCCTGTTGGAGCAAAATCATTTAGAGAAGCTTTACAAATGGCTAATATGGTATTCCACAACTTGGCTAAATTATTGAAAAAAGCAGGTCATGGTATTCAAGTTGGTGATGAAGGTGGATTCGCTCCAAACTTCAGATCACATGAAGAAGCTTTAGATTTCTTAGTTGAAGCTATTAAAGCTGCTGGATATGTTCCAGCTCGTTCAGGAGAAAAAGCAGTTGCTATCGCAATGGATGCAGCATGTAGTGAATTATATGAAAATAACGCATACACATTCAAAAAATTAAAAGCAGCTATCGACGAAAAACGTGTTGGATTTGAAAACTTAGGAAATGTTAAATTAAGCTATACAAGCGATGAAATGATTCAATACTTAGGAAGTTTAGTAGATAAATACCCAATTATTTCTATTGAAGATGGTTTTGCTGAAAGTGATTGAGAAGGATTTAAGAAATTTACTGCTCAATATGGTGATAGAGTTCAAGTTGTTGGTGACGATTTAACCGTTACAAACGTAAAAATCTTAGAACGTGCAATTAAAGAAAAATCAATGAATTCAATTCTAATTAAATTAAATCAAATCGGAACAGTTTCTGAAACATTTGAAGCAATCCAAATGGCTCAAAAAGCTAATATGACAGCAGTTGTTTCACACCGTTCAGGTGAAACAGAAGATTCTACAATTGCTGATGTTGCTGTTGCTATGAATACAGGACAAATTAAAACTGGTTCATTATCGCGTACAGACCGTATTGCAAAATACAACCGTTTATTAGCTATTGAAGAAGAATTAGGGTCAGTAAGTAAATTCTTAGGTAGTGAAACATTCTACAACCTTAAAAAATAA
- a CDS encoding adenine phosphoribosyltransferase, whose translation MNLEKFIRDVPDFPKKGILFKDISPLLADGEVLNYTITQMAELCKDCDIIVGPDARGFLFGTPVAAFLKKPFIMVRKPNKLPGEVISMEYDLEYGSNKLELQKGFVKPGQTAAIVDDVLATGGTTKAIVKLLESQGVKVKKIVLLMELCDLNGREIFDKDIEVKSLIKVG comes from the coding sequence ATGAATTTAGAAAAATTTATAAGAGATGTTCCAGATTTTCCAAAAAAAGGAATTCTATTTAAAGATATATCTCCATTATTAGCTGATGGGGAAGTATTAAATTATACAATAACACAAATGGCTGAGTTATGTAAAGATTGTGATATTATTGTTGGGCCAGATGCAAGAGGGTTTCTTTTTGGTACTCCGGTTGCTGCTTTTCTAAAGAAACCATTTATTATGGTTAGAAAGCCAAATAAATTGCCAGGCGAAGTAATTTCAATGGAATATGATTTAGAATATGGTTCAAATAAATTAGAATTACAAAAGGGATTTGTTAAACCAGGTCAAACAGCTGCGATTGTTGATGATGTGCTTGCGACTGGAGGAACAACTAAGGCGATAGTAAAATTATTAGAGTCTCAAGGTGTTAAAGTTAAAAAAATTGTTTTATTAATGGAATTATGTGATTTGAACGGTAGAGAAATTTTTGACAAAGATATCGAAGTAAAATCATTAATCAAAGTAGGTTAG
- the infB gene encoding translation initiation factor IF-2, giving the protein MEKKLNRISNVEEVKKQMSAVKTELKDGVFIFTGKMSISDFAEKTKINTNDIIKRFFLKGKVYNLNYVLDEEEIAELCLEYGFDFNKETSVDAGNFLDEVEFKDKEKDLQKRAPIITVMGHVDHGKTTLIDKIRNSNIVATESSGITQHTGAYQIEYKKNKITFIDTPGHEAFTSMRARGAKITDIVVLVVAADDGVMPQTVEAIQHAKAVDVPIIVFVNKMDKPNKDLDRIKGELAENDVIIEEYGGDTMLVTGSALKGKGLDELFDAINTLAELLDLKANPNRYPIGVVIESRTDKGIGAVSTLIIKNGTLIKGDFIVAGSRYGRVRLLTDTNGVEISKATPGMPVVVSGLNYIPMAGDKFVGFSDEKFAKKLAAEKNAIDKQNELYQRNQATLDSDGKKVLNVIVKSDVHGVAEAIKHKIDGLNNDEAVIKVVSWAAGTINNSDLLLAQASNATIFTFNNKPTAAQKQSAANLGVTISSHDVIYKIIESCEKMLEGEKAPVYEEKKVGEAHIIKVFFYSKVGNIAGAMMDEGVVRANSKIKVYRTGKLIHEGSIDSLKRELNDAKEVVKGKDFGCHIKNFNDIQEDDVLMFFEDVQVN; this is encoded by the coding sequence ATGGAAAAAAAGTTAAATAGAATTAGTAATGTTGAAGAAGTAAAAAAACAAATGTCTGCTGTCAAAACCGAATTAAAAGATGGTGTTTTTATCTTCACAGGAAAAATGTCAATAAGCGATTTTGCTGAAAAAACAAAAATCAATACTAATGATATTATTAAGAGATTTTTCTTAAAAGGTAAAGTTTACAACCTTAATTATGTTTTAGATGAGGAAGAAATTGCTGAATTATGTCTGGAATACGGTTTTGATTTTAATAAAGAAACAAGTGTTGACGCAGGTAATTTCTTGGATGAGGTTGAGTTTAAAGACAAAGAAAAAGATTTACAAAAAAGAGCTCCTATAATCACAGTTATGGGACATGTAGACCACGGTAAAACAACATTAATTGATAAAATTAGAAATTCAAATATTGTGGCAACAGAGTCAAGTGGAATTACCCAACACACTGGTGCATACCAAATTGAATATAAAAAGAATAAAATTACATTTATAGATACACCAGGTCATGAAGCATTTACTTCTATGAGAGCTAGAGGAGCTAAAATTACTGATATAGTTGTTTTAGTTGTCGCAGCCGATGATGGAGTTATGCCTCAAACTGTTGAAGCAATTCAACACGCTAAAGCAGTTGATGTTCCTATTATTGTCTTTGTTAACAAAATGGATAAACCAAATAAAGACTTAGACAGAATTAAAGGTGAATTAGCAGAAAATGATGTTATCATTGAGGAATATGGTGGTGACACAATGTTGGTTACAGGTTCAGCACTTAAAGGTAAAGGACTTGATGAATTATTTGATGCTATTAATACTCTAGCTGAATTACTAGACTTAAAAGCTAACCCAAATAGATATCCAATTGGTGTAGTAATTGAGTCAAGAACAGATAAAGGAATTGGAGCAGTATCTACATTAATTATAAAAAATGGAACACTTATTAAAGGGGATTTCATTGTTGCTGGTTCTAGATATGGAAGAGTTAGATTATTAACTGATACAAATGGTGTAGAAATTTCAAAAGCCACTCCTGGTATGCCGGTTGTAGTAAGTGGATTAAATTATATTCCTATGGCTGGAGATAAGTTTGTTGGATTTTCTGATGAAAAGTTTGCTAAAAAATTAGCTGCAGAAAAAAATGCCATCGATAAACAAAATGAACTTTATCAAAGAAATCAAGCCACTTTAGATTCAGATGGTAAGAAAGTATTAAATGTAATTGTTAAATCTGATGTTCATGGCGTTGCTGAAGCTATTAAACATAAAATCGACGGCCTAAATAACGATGAGGCAGTTATAAAAGTAGTTAGTTGAGCTGCAGGAACAATTAATAATAGTGATTTACTTCTAGCTCAAGCATCTAATGCTACAATTTTCACTTTCAATAACAAACCTACTGCAGCACAAAAACAATCAGCCGCTAATTTAGGTGTTACAATTTCTTCACATGATGTTATTTATAAAATAATTGAGTCATGTGAAAAAATGCTTGAAGGTGAAAAAGCACCAGTGTATGAAGAGAAAAAAGTTGGAGAAGCACACATTATAAAAGTTTTCTTTTACTCAAAAGTTGGTAATATTGCTGGAGCGATGATGGATGAAGGTGTTGTTAGAGCGAATTCAAAAATCAAAGTTTACAGAACAGGTAAATTAATACATGAAGGTAGCATAGATTCATTAAAACGTGAGCTAAATGATGCTAAAGAAGTTGTAAAAGGAAAAGATTTTGGTTGTCATATAAAAAACTTTAATGATATTCAAGAAGATGATGTTTTAATGTTTTTTGAAGATGTTCAAGTAAACTAA
- a CDS encoding YlxR family protein: protein MSEKNNSYTRKCVVTHEILDISQLIRFDYKKERNEISLDINKTKNGRGCYLKNDPELWSQFIKIKALNRAFRTNVNSEVYNKIYNELMEVLWKKS, encoded by the coding sequence ATGAGTGAGAAAAATAATAGCTATACACGTAAGTGTGTAGTTACCCATGAAATTTTAGATATTTCTCAATTAATCAGATTTGATTATAAAAAAGAAAGAAATGAAATTTCATTAGATATTAATAAAACAAAAAATGGTAGGGGTTGCTATTTGAAAAATGACCCTGAATTATGGTCTCAGTTCATTAAAATTAAAGCATTAAATAGAGCTTTTAGAACAAATGTGAATTCAGAAGTTTACAATAAGATTTATAACGAATTAATGGAGGTCTTATGGAAAAAAAGTTAA
- the nusA gene encoding transcription termination factor NusA, which produces MAVKKINDVNETFINKSELIKKDWYKVIKGYALSNNLSKEEVCDFFSQETTKAINRDIDPEAEIIFELDNDEEKVIIFNKNMEVVEDDFEFLSENDPERISFITISEASTLHPNCNVGDIVKYTIDFNLLSERIKTVIRNGFIQRLKINQKQKVFNKYSNLIGQRLKARVLSKNNNGSYNMIFEDNVTAFLPNNKVNRRLQMKPGSIIDVYLEEVHEESKLSQCLVSTDSPKAVEDLLKNDIPEISDGSVEIVKAVRQPGERSKIAVRSIHDQNIDAAASIIGVNGLRILSISEKLEGEKLDVIPFSEDLRQFIINAMSPAKVVDVVFKTPDNDSAYIILKKENILVAIGKKGSNIELAKNLTGVNLEAITTEEAIEKEIPFKESKEYDKPLIKKVKTKKPTRSNNFFSGFNFDINEFAQDVSEFMEQQASSLDKAKVETTPKVEKPKSKKPEKLNLDDYFNEENVLELEKESKNSDEYDFLNDIDFDKIFDDNEVSEFDDEFEDEVMSEKPEKEKKSVDKEYKKAKIELRDFKVDSDLANYGLDSNLDLSDFDDEWEK; this is translated from the coding sequence ATGGCTGTTAAAAAAATAAATGATGTAAATGAAACTTTTATTAACAAAAGTGAGTTAATAAAAAAAGATTGATATAAAGTTATTAAAGGTTATGCATTAAGTAATAATCTTTCAAAAGAAGAAGTTTGTGATTTTTTCTCACAAGAAACAACCAAAGCTATAAATAGGGATATAGATCCAGAAGCCGAAATTATTTTTGAGTTAGATAATGACGAAGAAAAAGTAATTATTTTTAATAAGAATATGGAAGTTGTTGAAGATGATTTTGAATTTCTGTCAGAAAATGATCCAGAAAGAATTTCGTTTATTACAATAAGTGAAGCTTCAACATTGCATCCAAATTGTAATGTTGGAGATATTGTTAAATACACTATTGATTTTAATTTATTAAGTGAAAGAATCAAAACTGTAATAAGAAATGGATTTATTCAAAGATTAAAAATAAACCAAAAACAAAAAGTATTTAATAAATATTCTAATTTAATCGGGCAAAGACTAAAAGCTAGAGTTCTTTCTAAGAATAATAATGGTTCATATAATATGATTTTCGAAGACAATGTTACTGCTTTTTTACCAAATAATAAAGTAAATAGACGTTTACAAATGAAACCGGGTTCAATTATTGATGTTTATCTTGAAGAAGTTCACGAAGAAAGTAAATTAAGTCAATGTCTAGTTTCTACGGATTCACCAAAAGCTGTGGAAGATTTACTTAAAAATGATATTCCAGAAATTTCAGATGGTTCGGTAGAGATTGTTAAGGCAGTAAGACAACCAGGTGAAAGATCAAAAATCGCTGTTAGATCTATTCATGATCAAAATATTGACGCAGCAGCTTCAATAATTGGTGTTAATGGTTTAAGAATTTTATCTATTAGTGAAAAATTAGAGGGTGAAAAATTGGATGTCATTCCATTCTCTGAGGATCTAAGACAATTTATTATTAATGCAATGTCACCTGCTAAAGTTGTTGACGTAGTATTTAAAACTCCTGACAATGATTCAGCATATATTATTCTTAAAAAAGAAAATATTCTTGTTGCAATAGGTAAAAAAGGTTCAAATATTGAATTAGCTAAAAACTTAACAGGCGTAAACCTAGAAGCAATCACTACTGAAGAAGCGATTGAAAAAGAAATTCCGTTTAAGGAATCTAAGGAATACGACAAACCATTAATTAAGAAAGTTAAAACTAAAAAACCAACAAGAAGTAATAATTTCTTTTCAGGATTTAATTTTGATATTAATGAATTTGCTCAAGATGTTTCTGAATTTATGGAACAACAAGCTTCAAGTTTAGATAAAGCTAAAGTTGAAACAACACCTAAGGTAGAAAAACCAAAATCTAAAAAACCAGAAAAATTAAATCTTGATGATTATTTCAATGAAGAAAATGTGCTTGAACTTGAAAAAGAATCTAAAAATAGTGATGAGTATGATTTCTTAAACGATATTGATTTTGACAAAATTTTCGATGATAATGAAGTTAGTGAATTCGATGATGAATTCGAAGATGAAGTAATGAGCGAAAAACCTGAAAAAGAAAAGAAATCGGTAGATAAAGAATACAAAAAAGCAAAAATTGAACTTAGAGACTTTAAGGTTGATTCAGACCTAGCTAATTACGGTCTTGATTCGAATTTAGATTTAAGTGATTTTGACGATGAGTGAGAAAAATAA
- a CDS encoding ribosome assembly cofactor RimP — protein MNYKEELKKHFGDMIIDAKLTNEFNQQMLEVTVNVNDLNQVNTWTTLLNEYLESVAWFKDEYGLTVMSKGEKLEYTFDELVDKIGTFIKVKLNKSINKNDTYIGEILEYNPEDILLKWNDHGQFRKIKLSKIDINKIEKYIKF, from the coding sequence TTGAATTACAAAGAAGAATTAAAAAAACATTTTGGAGATATGATCATTGATGCAAAATTGACTAATGAATTTAATCAACAAATGCTTGAAGTAACAGTTAATGTAAATGATTTAAATCAAGTAAATACATGAACTACACTATTGAATGAATATCTTGAAAGTGTTGCTTGATTTAAAGATGAATATGGTTTAACAGTTATGTCTAAAGGTGAAAAATTAGAATATACATTTGACGAATTGGTCGATAAAATAGGCACTTTTATCAAAGTTAAATTAAACAAATCAATAAACAAAAACGATACATATATTGGTGAAATACTTGAATATAATCCAGAAGACATATTATTAAAGTGGAATGATCATGGACAATTTAGAAAAATTAAGTTATCAAAAATTGATATTAATAAGATAGAAAAATACATTAAATTTTAG
- the frr gene encoding ribosome recycling factor, with protein sequence MDIELYLLEIKEAAEKSIQHLKFELSKISTGRANPQLVKWVKVDYYGTPTSLDELANISVPEPQQLLIKPYDQSSVKDILKAINNANLGITPVDEGNQVRITFPALTTERRRELTKSLPKHSEQAKVGVRNARQDVNKSIKGDDSISEDEQKRVLEIVQKEVDKYINEISAIVKDKENELMNK encoded by the coding sequence ATGGACATAGAATTATATTTATTAGAAATCAAAGAAGCTGCTGAAAAATCAATTCAACATCTTAAGTTTGAATTATCAAAAATTTCAACAGGTAGAGCAAATCCTCAATTAGTTAAATGAGTGAAAGTGGATTATTACGGTACACCAACTTCGTTAGATGAATTAGCGAATATTTCAGTACCTGAGCCACAACAATTATTAATCAAACCTTATGATCAATCTTCAGTTAAAGACATTTTAAAAGCAATTAATAATGCAAATTTAGGAATAACACCTGTCGATGAAGGAAATCAAGTAAGAATTACATTTCCAGCATTAACAACCGAAAGAAGAAGAGAATTAACAAAATCACTTCCAAAACACTCTGAACAAGCAAAAGTTGGAGTAAGAAATGCTAGACAAGATGTAAATAAATCTATTAAAGGCGACGATAGCATTTCAGAAGATGAACAAAAAAGAGTTTTAGAAATTGTTCAAAAAGAAGTGGATAAATATATTAATGAAATTTCTGCGATTGTTAAAGACAAAGAAAATGAATTAATGAATAAATAA
- the pyrH gene encoding UMP kinase, which yields MKYKKILVKLSGEGLVNKEKHLAIDYELVANIAKQLKEIVDMGVEVSVVIGGGNFWRGASAAKNGIPRNRADYIGMLATIMNGLALRSGFEQHGLPSRVQSSINIDAKVAENYVNEKALKYLKDGEVVIFVGGTGRPYFTTDTAATLYASEVGAEVILMGKNKVEGVYDSDPKLNPDAKRFNKITYDEILERKLQVMDLTATSMARDNNISLIVFNIAEPNAIVRALKGEITHTEVVK from the coding sequence ATGAAATATAAAAAAATATTAGTTAAACTTTCTGGTGAAGGATTAGTTAATAAAGAAAAACATTTAGCTATTGATTATGAATTAGTGGCAAATATCGCTAAACAGTTAAAAGAAATCGTCGATATGGGTGTCGAAGTTTCCGTTGTTATCGGTGGAGGAAATTTTTGAAGAGGAGCTTCCGCTGCAAAAAATGGTATTCCAAGAAACCGTGCAGACTATATAGGTATGCTAGCAACAATTATGAACGGGTTAGCATTAAGAAGCGGTTTTGAACAACATGGGTTACCTTCAAGAGTTCAAAGTTCTATAAATATTGATGCTAAAGTTGCAGAAAATTATGTAAATGAAAAAGCATTAAAATACTTAAAAGATGGTGAAGTTGTGATTTTTGTTGGAGGAACAGGTAGACCTTATTTTACAACTGATACAGCAGCTACATTATATGCTTCAGAAGTTGGTGCAGAAGTTATTTTAATGGGTAAAAATAAGGTTGAAGGTGTTTATGATAGTGATCCTAAATTAAACCCTGATGCTAAACGTTTTAATAAAATTACTTACGATGAAATTCTTGAAAGAAAACTTCAAGTTATGGACTTGACAGCCACAAGCATGGCTAGAGATAACAACATTTCCCTTATTGTTTTCAATATTGCAGAACCCAATGCTATTGTTAGAGCATTAAAGGGTGAAATAACTCATACAGAGGTGGTAAAATAA